The following coding sequences are from one Lolium rigidum isolate FL_2022 chromosome 6, APGP_CSIRO_Lrig_0.1, whole genome shotgun sequence window:
- the LOC124667533 gene encoding plastid division protein PDV1-like, whose amino-acid sequence MEPEEAAAVLETIWDLHDKVSDAIHALSRAHFLRTVRRRAGDRPAGLVYIKGVPDEEADLNAVAEEARSLHAIRAALEDLEDQLECFLAVHLQQEAERDVALQRLQQSHIMLSIRLKEHHGKNCKVIEEASEFINNVYHDIWPSLSVNKPEKSRSNSGVNATEKKEKGSNFFGWMVSSSLDLARNSLNMKNIGGLLGNSAVLAVGMVTMHFLASGEQSPPCRKYSYRRINHDNSSQFEASSLAVGSRMGHLDVFLAKS is encoded by the exons ATGGAgcccgaggaggcggcggcggtgctggagACCATCTGGGACCTCCACGACAAGGTCAGCGACGCCATCCACGCCCTCTCGCGCGCCCACTTCCTGCGCACCGTCCGCCGCCGGGCCGGGGACAGGCCCGCGGGCCTCGTCTACATCAAGGGCGTCCCCGACGAGGAGGCGGACCTCAATGCGGTGGCTGAGGAGGCCAGGAGCCTGCACGCCATCCGCGCCGCCCTCGAGGACCTCGAGGACCAGCTGGAGTGCTTTCTG GCTGTGCATTTACAGCAGGAAGCAGAACGAGATGTTGCATTGCAAAGGTTGCAGCAAAGTCACATCATGCTTTCCATAAGATTAAAGGAGCATCATGGGAAAAATTGCAAGGTCATAGAAGAGGCGTCGGAGTTCATCAATAATGTGTACCATGATATCTGGCCTTCTCTGTCAGTAAACAAGCCTGAGAAATCAAGAAGCAATTCTGGCGTGAATGCTACCGAGAAGAAGGAAAAAGGATCAAACTTCTTTGGGTGGATGGTTTCTTCTAGTCTGGATCTAGCTAGGAACAGTCTCAACATGAAAAATATCGGTGGTTTATTAGGGAATAGTGCAGTGTTAGCTGTTGGCATGGTTACAATGCATTTCTTGGCTTCTGGAGAACAAAGTCCACCGTGCCGTAAATACAGCTATAGAAGGATCAATCATGACAACTCTTCACAGTTTGAGGCGTCTTCACTGGCCGTGGGCAGTAGAATGGGTCATCTGGATGTATTCTTAGCCAAAAGCTGA